Proteins encoded in a region of the Triticum dicoccoides isolate Atlit2015 ecotype Zavitan chromosome 3A, WEW_v2.0, whole genome shotgun sequence genome:
- the LOC119273028 gene encoding uncharacterized protein LOC119273028, which translates to MRRECSAICNNTQPAPQQKILRSNNKNQSMTGEEVVGSSNYERHDSVFTQLGSSSKGKQDSGGSETSRPKAGTRFTISPSGIYLSSISSQEQATKYELKNVGQRKRQHCTNVYSQLSHDQEETHVQEICGPNKRKRSEKGSCSTARDPGRNTNNLHEDIIYVPQDYFPVIHDYLANTEDNIECDEVDDESLMYNGPGLDFESYQEPKLVTRCIQADPYDRIYHNVPSGHHFLERVPNCRHCNAKRFPYETPTFCCMNGKVKVVTPVVPEELRQLYTSQDPNAKYFQDHIRYFNSHFSFTSLGVILDQRFCNRTSGVYTFRAQGQIYHRIDQLVPKEDGPKHLQLYFYDTDADLQQRFLHSPNLNQILIRKLVNILSSNPYVQIFRNLGSIPNLDEYMITGVIF; encoded by the exons ATGCGGCGTGAGTGCAGTGCAATTTGTAACAACACACAACCAGCACCACAACAGAAAATTTTGAGATCTAATAATAAGAACCAATCCATGACAG GAGAGGAAGTCGTGGGCAGTTCAAACTATGAGAGGCACGATTCAGTATTTACTCAACTAGGGTCTTCATCAAAAGGCAAACAAG atagtggtggttctgAGACAAGCCGTCCAAAAGCTGGAACTCGGTTCACTATCAGTCCATCTGGCATATATTTATCCTCGATATCCTCGCAAGAACAAGCTACAAAGTATGAATTGAAAAATGTGGGTCAGCGTAAGCGACAGCATTGCACCAATGTGTACTCACAACTATCACATGATCAAGAAGAAACACATGTACAAGAGATTTGTGGCCCTAATAAAAGAAAGAGGTCAGAAAAAGGAAGTTGTAGTACTGCACGGGATCCTGGTAGAAATACCAACAACTTGCATGAAGACATCATTTATGTGCCCCAGGATTATTTTCCTGTCATTCATG ATTATCTGGCAAATACCGAAGACAACATTGAGTGCGATGAGGTGGATGATGAAAGTCTTATGTATAATGGGCCAG GTCTTGACTTTGAATCATatcaagaaccaaagcttgttacaAGATGTATACAAGCAGATCCATATGATCGTATATATCATAATGTGCCCAGtggtcatcattttctagagcgagTGCCCAACTGTAGACATTGTAATGCGAAAAGGTTCCCATATGAGACACCAACTTTTTGTTGCATGAATGGAAAGGTGAAGGTAGTAACCCCAGTGGTTCCTGAAGAATTGCGTCAGTTGTACACGAGTCAGGATCCAAATGCAAAATACTTCCAAGATCATATACGGTACTTCAATTCTCATTTCTCTTTTACCTCTCTTGGTGTCATCTTGGACCAAAGGTTCTGCAATAGGACGTCTGGAGTTTACACCTTTCGTGCACAGGGCCAAATTTATCACCGTATTGACCAGTTGGTTCCAAAAGAAGATGGCCCCAAGCATTTACAGTTATACTTCTATGACACGGATGCAGATTTGCAACAAAGATTTCTTCACTCGCCTAACTTAAACCAAATTCTCATCCGGAAGTTGGTAAATATACTTTCAAGTAACCCTTATGTACAAATATTTAGAAACCTTGGTTCTATTCCAAACCTTGATGAATATATGATTACAGGGGTAATATTCTAG